A region of Streptomyces sp. NBC_01750 DNA encodes the following proteins:
- the otsB gene encoding trehalose-phosphatase, which translates to MGDTPHAHPLPTPSTPAGREGLAAILARPERAVIALDFDGTLAEIVPDPEQARAHPGAVPALAALAPRVLSVAVITGRPAGVAVRHGGFAGVPGLDHLVVLGHYGAERWDAVSGTVRTPAPHPGVAAARAELPGLLESVGAWQGTWIEEKGQAVAVHTRRATDPQAAFEALRGPLTQLATRHGLIVEPGRMVLELRPPGVDKGVALAEYVREVDAGSVLYAGDDLGDLPAFAAVEKLRSDGVPGLLVCSGSTEVTELAERADLLLPGPAAVVGFLSDLAQCL; encoded by the coding sequence ATGGGCGACACTCCGCACGCGCACCCCTTGCCGACGCCGTCGACGCCTGCCGGCCGGGAGGGTCTGGCCGCGATCCTGGCCAGGCCGGAGAGGGCCGTCATCGCTCTGGACTTCGACGGCACCCTCGCCGAGATCGTGCCCGACCCCGAGCAGGCCAGGGCGCACCCGGGCGCGGTCCCCGCGCTCGCCGCCCTCGCCCCGCGGGTGCTGTCCGTCGCCGTGATCACCGGCCGCCCCGCAGGTGTCGCCGTGCGGCACGGCGGCTTCGCCGGGGTTCCCGGCCTCGACCATCTCGTCGTCCTCGGTCACTACGGCGCCGAGCGCTGGGACGCCGTCAGCGGCACCGTCCGCACGCCCGCCCCGCACCCCGGCGTCGCGGCCGCCCGCGCCGAGCTCCCCGGGCTGCTCGAAAGTGTCGGCGCCTGGCAGGGCACCTGGATCGAGGAGAAGGGCCAGGCGGTCGCCGTGCACACCCGCCGTGCGACCGATCCGCAGGCGGCCTTCGAGGCACTGCGCGGACCGCTGACCCAGCTCGCCACCCGCCACGGTCTGATCGTGGAGCCGGGCCGTATGGTCCTGGAGCTGCGCCCGCCCGGCGTGGACAAGGGCGTGGCGCTTGCGGAGTACGTACGCGAAGTGGACGCCGGTTCCGTGCTCTACGCCGGCGACGACCTCGGCGATCTGCCGGCCTTCGCCGCGGTGGAGAAGCTCCGCTCGGACGGCGTCCCCGGGCTGCTGGTGTGCAGCGGCAGCACGGAGGTCACGGAGCTCGCGGAACGGGCCGATCTGCTGCTGCCGGGCCCGGCGGCGGTGGTCGGGTTCCTGTCAGACCTCGCGCAGTGCCTGTAG
- a CDS encoding DUF3263 domain-containing protein, giving the protein MTDDEALSERDRAVLAMEHQSWPGPGAKERAIRERLGISPVRYYQLLNALLDDERALAHDPVTVNRLRRVRDARRSRR; this is encoded by the coding sequence ATGACCGACGACGAGGCTCTCTCCGAGCGGGACCGTGCGGTACTGGCCATGGAGCACCAGTCCTGGCCGGGCCCCGGCGCGAAGGAGCGGGCGATCCGCGAGCGGCTCGGCATCTCCCCGGTCCGCTACTACCAGCTCCTCAACGCTCTTCTCGACGACGAGCGCGCCCTGGCACACGACCCCGTGACCGTGAACCGTTTGCGCCGCGTCAGAGACGCCCGGCGAAGTCGCCGATAG
- a CDS encoding extracellular solute-binding protein yields the protein MTVTLAGCGSSSGSGDVTLKLVAADYDVAGGQSSKKYWADLAAAFESKNPGIRIDVQIESWNDVDRKVAEMVKAGKAPDVAQIGAYADYAAADKLYSADQLLSVPVQSNFLRPLVDAGEHKHVQYGLPFVASTRLLFFNKKLFEEAGIREDPKTWDDLRADAVKLKANTDAKYPFALPLGPEEAQAETMMWLLSGGDGYTDTVGNYAIDSPQNVSTFTWLKDNLVDKKLTGPVAPSKLNRKEAFAAFTRGEVGMLNGHPSLMQAAEKAGIDVGKVALPGRNGKAKSAMGVADWIMGFKQNGHRDEVGKFLDFVFSDKNVLDFAGQNGLLPATVTASEAMEKDPKHLALREFLQELPTSVLPPVGKTSWAAVSENIKGNIGKAVEPGGRPATVLGRIGRAATAAERAE from the coding sequence ATGACGGTGACGCTCGCGGGCTGTGGCAGCTCCAGCGGTTCCGGAGACGTGACGCTCAAGCTGGTCGCGGCTGACTACGACGTGGCCGGCGGCCAGAGCAGCAAGAAGTACTGGGCGGACCTCGCCGCCGCGTTCGAGTCCAAGAACCCCGGCATCAGGATCGACGTCCAGATCGAATCCTGGAACGACGTCGACCGCAAGGTCGCCGAGATGGTCAAGGCCGGAAAGGCCCCCGACGTCGCGCAGATCGGCGCGTACGCCGACTACGCCGCCGCCGACAAGCTCTACAGCGCCGACCAGTTGCTCTCCGTACCCGTGCAGTCCAACTTCCTCCGCCCGCTCGTCGACGCCGGTGAGCACAAGCATGTCCAGTACGGTCTGCCGTTCGTCGCCTCCACCCGGCTGCTCTTCTTCAACAAGAAGCTCTTCGAGGAGGCCGGCATCAGGGAGGACCCGAAGACCTGGGACGACCTCAGGGCCGACGCGGTCAAGCTGAAGGCCAACACGGACGCGAAGTACCCCTTCGCGCTGCCGCTCGGTCCGGAAGAGGCCCAGGCCGAGACCATGATGTGGCTGCTCAGCGGCGGCGACGGCTACACCGACACGGTCGGCAATTACGCGATCGACTCCCCGCAGAACGTCAGCACCTTCACCTGGCTGAAGGACAACCTGGTCGACAAGAAGCTCACCGGCCCGGTCGCGCCCTCCAAGCTGAACCGCAAGGAGGCGTTCGCCGCCTTCACCCGCGGTGAGGTCGGCATGCTCAACGGCCACCCCTCGCTGATGCAGGCCGCCGAGAAGGCGGGCATCGATGTCGGCAAGGTGGCGCTGCCCGGCAGGAACGGCAAGGCCAAATCGGCGATGGGCGTCGCCGACTGGATCATGGGCTTCAAGCAGAACGGCCACCGGGACGAGGTCGGCAAGTTCCTGGACTTCGTCTTCAGCGACAAGAACGTCCTCGACTTCGCCGGCCAGAACGGCCTGCTGCCCGCGACGGTCACCGCGTCCGAGGCTATGGAGAAGGACCCGAAGCACCTGGCGCTGAGGGAATTCCTCCAGGAGCTCCCCACCTCGGTGCTTCCGCCGGTCGGCAAGACGTCATGGGCCGCGGTCAGCGAGAACATCAAGGGGAACATCGGCAAGGCCGTCGAGCCGGGCGGCAGACCGGCGACCGTCCTCGGCCGGATAGGGCGCGCGGCCACCGCGGCGGAGAGGGCCGAGTAG